The following nucleotide sequence is from Streptomyces sp. HUAS CB01.
TACGCCGGGGACCTCGATGATGTCGTCCGGGACGTGGCGCGGGGACAGCTGCTCGCGGATGGTCCGCTTGATCCGGGAGCGCAGGTCGTCGTCGAGCGCGGCGCCCGGGGCGAGGTGGACGAAGAGCGGCATCCAGTAGCCGCCGTCGGGTTCCTCGAGGCCGATGACGAGGGACTCCTTGATCTCGGGGAGCCGTTCCACCGCCTCGTAGATGTCCGCGGAGCCCATGCGGACGCCCTGGCGGTTCAGGGTGGAGTCGGACCTGCCGTGGATGACGACGGAGCCGTGGTCGGTGATGGTGATCCAGTCGCCGTGCCGCCAGACGCCCGGGAACATCTCGAAGTAGCTCTCCCGGTAGCGGCTGCCGTCGGGGTCGTTCCAGAAGCGGATCGGCATGGACGGCATGGGGTTGGTGACGACGAGCTCGCCGACCTCGCCGACGAGGGGCTTGCCGTGGGGGTCCCAGGACTGCAGGTCGGTGCCGAGGCAGGCGGCCTGGAGCTCGCCGATGTGGACGGGCAGGGTCGGTACGGCGCCCGCGAAGCAGCTGCAGACGTCCGTACCGCCGCTGACGGAGGCGATCCACAGGTCCTCGCGGACCTCGTCGTGGAGCCAGCGGAATCCGTCGGGCGGCAGCGGGGAGCCGGTGGTGGCGACGCACGTGATCCGTGAGAGGTCGTGGTCCCGTGAGGGGTGCACACCGGCCTTGCGGCACGCCATGACGTAGGCGGCGGAGGTGCCGAAGAGGGTCGTCCCGGTGCGTTCGGCGATGGCCCACTGGGCTCCGGTGTCCGGGTGGCCGGGGCTGCCGTCGTACAGCACGACGGTGGTGCCGGTGAGCAGGCCGGAGACGAGGAAGTTCCACATCATCCAGCCGGTGGAGGTGTACCAGAAGAAGCGGTCGCCGGGGCCGAGGTCGCAGTGCAGCCCGAGTTGCTTGAAGTGCTCGAGGAGGATGCCGCCCTGGGACTGGACGATCGCCTTGGGCAGCCCGGTCGTGCCGGAGGAGTAGAGGACCCACAGCGGGTGGTCGAAGGGGACCTGCTCGAAGACGGGCTCGGCGTCGCCGGCGGTGAGGTCGGACCATGCGAGGGCGCCTTCGGGGGCCGGGGTGCCGAGAAGGGGGATGTGGACGACGGCGCGCAGGGTGGGCAGTTCGCGGCGGAGTTCGGCGACGACGTCGGCGCGGTCGTGCTCCTTGCCGCCGTAGCGGTAGCCGTCCACGGTGAACAGGACCACGGGCTCGACCTGCTGGAAGCGGTCGAGGACGCTGCGGGCGCCGAAGTCGGGGGCGCACGAGGTCCAGGTGGCGCCGACGGCGGCGGTGGCGAGGAGGGCGGTCACGGCCTGCGGGACGTTGGGCAGATAGCCGCTGACGCGGTCGCCCGGGCGTACGCCGAGCGCGCGGAGCTCGGCGGCGAGTGATCCGACCTGGCGGCGCAGCTCGGCCCAGCTGACGGGGACAGGGTCATGTGTTTCGTCCACATGGATGAGGGCCGGCTCATGGGCGCGTGCGGGGTCCTCGGCGGTGCGCAGGGCGTGCTCGGCGTAGTTGAGGGTGGCGCCGGGGAACCACCGGGCGCCGGGCATGCCGCGGTCGGCGAGTACGCGCTCGCAAGGCGTGGAGAACCGTACGTCGAACCATTCCGCGACCGCCTGCCAGAAGGTCTCGAGCCGGTCGACCGACCAGCGGTGCAGGGCCGGGTAGCCGCCCTCGGCGGGTGCGCCGTGGCGCTCGGCCGCCCATGCCTGGAAGCGGGTGATCCGGGCCGCTGCGACGCGGTCGGCGTCCGGCTGCCAGAGGGGGGCAGGGTTCGCTGCTGAGGTCATGGGGCGGCTCCCGGGCGGCTGTGCGGCTCTGTGCGTGGTCGGCACGCGGTCGGCACGTGGTCTACGTGTGGGTCCGCGCGGGGCGTGGGTGTGCCTTCGCGCGGCTGACAGGGACGATGCCATGTGATCGTCTTCCGCACCAGGGTTCCCCACCCATGGCGGGGTGGCTGATTGTGTGCTCTCACCACGGGTGATGGGTCCTGGCACCGCGGTGAGGGCTTCCCGCACCGTGGGTGAACGACAGTTGAACGGACCTCGCCCCGGCCTCGGCGGATGGCAGGGTGAGCAGCATGGACGGTCGTGATCTGGTGCGCTCGGTGAGGGTCCTCGGGACGGTGCGGGGGCTGCGCGCGGCGCGCTCGGCGTGGCGTGGGAGGCGCACGGACGCCTGGGGGCTTGCGCCACGGGGGGCGGAGCGGGCGCGGGTGCCGGGCCCGGTGATCGGGGCCGAGCCGTCGCCGGGCGGCGGGATCGTCCGTTTCGCGCGTTCGGAGCTGCGTGTGCGGGTGGCGGCCACGGGTGTCGTCTTCTGGGGCTGGGACGGTGCGGAGCCCGAGCCGTCGTACGCGCTGGACGGCACGCCTCCGCGGCCCGATCCCCGGGCGGAGCTGGAGCCGGACAAGGACGGTGGCTGGCGGATCGTCTCGCAGCGGGTCACGGTGGCGGTGTCGCGGCACGGCGGGGTCGAGATCCGGACACCGGGCGGGGTGGCCCTGCGCAGGGAGCTGCCGCCGCGCTGGTGGGAACCGGCCGGCGGCGGTCCTTCCCGCTGGCTCCAGCGCAGCGAAGTGGCCGCGGACGCCCGGTTCTTCGGTCTCGGGGGCCGTGCTTCGGGGCCCCGGCTGAGGGACGGCACGTACCGGCTGTGGAACACCGATCCGCGGGGGAGCTTCGCACCGGAGGACGACCCGTTGTACATCACCATGCCGGTCCAGCTCGTGGTCGCGGACGCGGGTACGCATCTGGCGTTCCTCGACAACTCCTGGGAGGGACTGGTCACCCTGCGCGAGGGAGAGGAGGGCGCGGGGTCGGGGCACGACCGTCCGGGTACGAGCGAGGTTCGGATGGGCGGCGGGCCGCTGCGCTGCTGGGTGGTCGTGGGCACCCCCGCCCGGGTGCTGCGGAGGTGGACGGGTCTCACGGGCGCTCCGGTCGCGCCGCCGTCGTGGGCGCTGGGCGCGCAGCACGCGCGCTGGGGCTTCGGCAGCGAGCGGGAGGTGCGGCGTGTGGTGGCGGGCTACCGGGAGCGGGGCCTGCCGCTGTCGGCGCTGCACCTGGACATCGACCACCACGACCGCCACCGGGTCTTCACCGTCGACACGGAGCGTTTCCCCGACCTGCCCGGGCTCGCGAAGGACCTCGGGGCGGACGGGGTGCGCCTCGTCTCGATCGTCGATCCCGCGGTCAGGGCGGAGCCCGGCAACGAGGTGTACGACGCGGGCGCGGCGGTCGGCGCGTTCGTCCGGGACGGTCGCGGCCGTGAGGTGCGCGGTGAGGTGTGGCCCGGCGAGTGCGCGTACCCGGACTTCACGGATCCGGAGGTCCGCGCGTGGTGGGGCGGGCTGTACGAGGAGCGGCTGGCGCAGGGCTTCTCCGGCGTGTGGCACGACATGAACGAGCCGGTGTCGTTCACCCCGTTCGGCGACATGACGCTGCCCCGCTCGGCCCGGCACTGTCTGGAGGGCCGGGGCGGCGACCACCGCGAGGCCCACAACGTGTACGGGCTGGCGATGGCGCGGGCGGGCTACGAGGCCCTGCGGAGGCTGCGTCCGGAGGAGCGGCCGTTCCTGTTCTCCCGCTCGGGCTGGGTGGGGATGCAGCGGTACGGCGGGACGTGGTCCGGCGATGTCGCGACGGGCTGGCCGGGGCTCAGGGCGTCGCTGTCGCTGGTGCTGGGGCTCGGGTTGTGCGGGGTGCCGTACTCGGGGCCCGACGTGGGCGGGTTCGACGGGCGTCCGTCGCCGGAGCTGTTCCTGCGCTGGTTCCAGCTGGGGTCGTACCTGCCGCTGTTCCGTACGCACGCGGCGATCGGTGCGGGGCGCAGGGAGCCGTGGGAGTTCGGCGCGCGGGTTCTCGGGCACGCCAGGGCGGCGATGCTCGAACGGGAGCGGCTGCGCCCGTACTTCGAGACCCTGGCGCATCTGGCGCGGCTGACCGGGGCGCCCTACGCGCGGCCGCTGTGGTGGGGTGCGCCGGCCGACCGGGCGCTGCGGGACTGCGAGGACGCGTTCCTGCTGGGTGACGCGTTGCTGGTGGCGCCGGTGCTGGAGCCGGGGGCGGACCGGCGAGCG
It contains:
- a CDS encoding acetoacetate--CoA ligase, with protein sequence MTSAANPAPLWQPDADRVAAARITRFQAWAAERHGAPAEGGYPALHRWSVDRLETFWQAVAEWFDVRFSTPCERVLADRGMPGARWFPGATLNYAEHALRTAEDPARAHEPALIHVDETHDPVPVSWAELRRQVGSLAAELRALGVRPGDRVSGYLPNVPQAVTALLATAAVGATWTSCAPDFGARSVLDRFQQVEPVVLFTVDGYRYGGKEHDRADVVAELRRELPTLRAVVHIPLLGTPAPEGALAWSDLTAGDAEPVFEQVPFDHPLWVLYSSGTTGLPKAIVQSQGGILLEHFKQLGLHCDLGPGDRFFWYTSTGWMMWNFLVSGLLTGTTVVLYDGSPGHPDTGAQWAIAERTGTTLFGTSAAYVMACRKAGVHPSRDHDLSRITCVATTGSPLPPDGFRWLHDEVREDLWIASVSGGTDVCSCFAGAVPTLPVHIGELQAACLGTDLQSWDPHGKPLVGEVGELVVTNPMPSMPIRFWNDPDGSRYRESYFEMFPGVWRHGDWITITDHGSVVIHGRSDSTLNRQGVRMGSADIYEAVERLPEIKESLVIGLEEPDGGYWMPLFVHLAPGAALDDDLRSRIKRTIREQLSPRHVPDDIIEVPGVPHTLTGKRIEVPVKRLLQGTALTKAVNPGSVDNLELLRFYEELARKRGAERG
- a CDS encoding glycoside hydrolase family 31 protein, with the translated sequence MDGRDLVRSVRVLGTVRGLRAARSAWRGRRTDAWGLAPRGAERARVPGPVIGAEPSPGGGIVRFARSELRVRVAATGVVFWGWDGAEPEPSYALDGTPPRPDPRAELEPDKDGGWRIVSQRVTVAVSRHGGVEIRTPGGVALRRELPPRWWEPAGGGPSRWLQRSEVAADARFFGLGGRASGPRLRDGTYRLWNTDPRGSFAPEDDPLYITMPVQLVVADAGTHLAFLDNSWEGLVTLREGEEGAGSGHDRPGTSEVRMGGGPLRCWVVVGTPARVLRRWTGLTGAPVAPPSWALGAQHARWGFGSEREVRRVVAGYRERGLPLSALHLDIDHHDRHRVFTVDTERFPDLPGLAKDLGADGVRLVSIVDPAVRAEPGNEVYDAGAAVGAFVRDGRGREVRGEVWPGECAYPDFTDPEVRAWWGGLYEERLAQGFSGVWHDMNEPVSFTPFGDMTLPRSARHCLEGRGGDHREAHNVYGLAMARAGYEALRRLRPEERPFLFSRSGWVGMQRYGGTWSGDVATGWPGLRASLSLVLGLGLCGVPYSGPDVGGFDGRPSPELFLRWFQLGSYLPLFRTHAAIGAGRREPWEFGARVLGHARAAMLERERLRPYFETLAHLARLTGAPYARPLWWGAPADRALRDCEDAFLLGDALLVAPVLEPGADRRAVRLPRGLWYDTVSGAAYEGPGQFLLDAPLSRIPVLARAGAVIPVRGEEGGTELEVWAPAPGRTGGGLVVEDRAVPGARSVVERYASRLVEGRVVVERVSDAGAARPRRPVRVRGSVGAAPRRTQP